In a genomic window of Nostoc sp. UHCC 0870:
- a CDS encoding efflux RND transporter periplasmic adaptor subunit: MSSPDSHTDFPENLPRPSYEPPPENWRWLKLLVAAILLLIGGTAVVWRLLTPINQAPLAANAKSSGVRVKISPVQIGTIEDSTDFVASLESRQSVKLQPRIEGQVTQIYVRSGDAIAAGAVVMQIDPRQQQAALIGNDTAADAAKAQLENAYATLKSLEAERLSKLADLSLNRQDYQRYASLAQEGAVSRQTRDQSANRLAIATASLNAIDSSIQAQKANIAQAQKSWQQAKSNTAQQQLQQYRITAPFTGTVGNISVKLGDFVNTSTQLVTITQNQPLEVNVSVPLERASQLRKGMPVEIMNAQGQVLGTSRVFFIAPNATNDTQTILMKALYTNSNNQLRADQLIRARVIWSQRTGVLIPTTAISRIAGNTFVYVAQTETSPQGVSQLVARQKRVQLGDIRRNHYQVLSGLQPQDKIIVSGLLNLQDGVPIVPDSL; encoded by the coding sequence ATGTCATCCCCTGATTCTCACACTGATTTTCCAGAAAATCTTCCTCGTCCATCCTATGAGCCACCCCCAGAAAACTGGCGGTGGTTGAAGTTATTAGTAGCCGCCATCCTACTGTTGATAGGTGGAACAGCCGTAGTTTGGCGATTACTCACTCCCATTAATCAAGCACCATTGGCTGCCAATGCTAAATCATCAGGGGTACGAGTTAAAATATCACCAGTACAAATAGGCACAATTGAAGACAGTACAGACTTTGTTGCTAGTCTAGAATCCCGGCAATCTGTGAAGCTGCAACCGAGAATTGAAGGGCAAGTTACTCAAATATACGTCAGATCAGGAGATGCGATCGCCGCCGGTGCAGTCGTGATGCAAATCGACCCCAGACAGCAACAAGCCGCATTGATAGGTAACGATACCGCCGCCGATGCAGCTAAAGCTCAGTTAGAAAACGCCTACGCCACACTAAAATCACTAGAAGCAGAAAGGTTATCGAAGCTGGCAGATTTAAGCCTAAATCGGCAAGATTATCAAAGATATGCCAGTTTAGCACAAGAAGGGGCAGTATCTCGACAAACTAGGGATCAATCAGCTAACAGACTAGCCATAGCTACAGCTAGTCTCAACGCCATAGATTCCAGCATTCAAGCTCAAAAAGCCAACATTGCCCAAGCCCAAAAAAGTTGGCAGCAAGCCAAATCTAATACGGCTCAACAACAACTGCAACAGTACAGAATTACCGCCCCTTTTACGGGTACTGTGGGGAATATTTCTGTAAAACTGGGTGATTTTGTCAATACATCTACACAATTAGTCACCATCACTCAAAACCAACCATTAGAAGTTAATGTTTCCGTCCCCCTAGAACGCGCCTCCCAATTGCGTAAGGGAATGCCGGTGGAGATTATGAACGCGCAAGGTCAAGTTTTGGGTACAAGTCGGGTATTTTTCATTGCTCCTAATGCTACCAACGATACCCAAACTATCCTGATGAAAGCACTATACACTAACTCTAATAATCAACTCCGGGCAGACCAATTAATTAGAGCTAGAGTGATTTGGAGTCAGAGGACTGGTGTTTTAATTCCTACTACAGCCATTTCTCGTATAGCTGGCAATACCTTTGTCTATGTAGCGCAAACGGAAACATCACCGCAAGGCGTTTCTCAATTAGTCGCCCGTCAAAAACGGGTGCAACTAGGCGATATTAGACGCAATCATTACCAAGTTCTATCAGGGTTGCAGCCACAAGACAAAATCATCGTCTCAGGGTTGCTTAATCTCCAAGACGGTGTGCCGATTGTTCCTGATTCTCTGTAG
- a CDS encoding efflux RND transporter permease subunit: MFVNFFLKRPVFTSVCTIIIFLVGAISIPTLPTDRYPEISPTQIIVNANYRGANAEVVEKTVTNVLERQINGVQGMKYMTSSSSNDGGSTITVTFDGSRDQDIAAVDVQNRVSLAQSQLPEAVQRHGVTVSKHSNNILLAIAFYSDRQEYDNIFLSNYADLYLVDALKRINGVSEARIFGERRYAMRLWLDPNRLASRKLTAQDVIDALDEQNIQVGVGQIGQPPIPADQMYQIDLMAVSRLTEVSEFENIILKTGADGSLITFRDIGRAELGAENYNSFLRFRGKEGIGIGIFPLPGSNALEVAEAVKAEISRLAKSFPPGMEYQVAFDTTDFVKESLGEVVTTLLKAIALVVLVIFIFLQDWRTTLIPVITIPISLIGTFAFIKIFGFSINTLTLFGLTLATGIVVDDAIIVVENTSRLIQDQGMSPRQAAATTMQELFGAVIATSLVLMAVFVPVAFFPGSTGLIYRQFAFTIAFSITISTFLAVTLTPTLAAVLLRTKPQPRGIFGWFFGRVNLFLDYIQRQYKRSLHFCNRMRAIVIGLFIASLALTGWLYITVPTAFIPDEDQGYFITIIQAPEGVSINYTSKVMAQVEAEILKLPEITDTFALGGFSFSGNTANSGVIFSTLKPWGERQQPGQSADAIINKLQGVLSNIPEARIFPVNPPSIQGLGSFSGFQFQLQDRSGTTGLNSMLEVMGQIIAEGNQTPGLQGVFSTFNANTPQMLIAVDRNKAKVLQVPIDDIFKTLQSYLGSQYVNDFNFLSRTYRVYVQADAKFRSEPGDIGKLYVRSQTDQMIPLSNLVKLTPTTGAQTINHYNLLRSIEINGGAAPGYSSGQAIAKMERLAQRLLPASMGYEWSGITTEEQASSGQAPLIFGLGLVFVFLVLAAQYENYVDPLIIMLSVPLAILGALIAQSMRGLSNDVFCQVGLVMLIGLASKNAILIVEFANQLRAEGLSITKAAIQAAQERLRPILMTALSTMLGIFPLLIAVGAGAASRQSLGTAVFGGMLVATFLSLFVVPILYIVIGKIRDRIKPSGKPPFTGSDKVPSATHR; the protein is encoded by the coding sequence ATGTTCGTCAACTTCTTTCTTAAACGACCTGTATTTACCAGTGTCTGCACTATTATTATTTTTTTGGTGGGTGCAATTAGTATCCCAACGCTACCAACTGATAGATATCCAGAAATTAGCCCTACACAAATTATTGTTAATGCTAACTACCGTGGTGCGAATGCGGAAGTTGTAGAAAAAACTGTCACTAATGTCTTAGAACGCCAAATTAATGGTGTCCAAGGCATGAAGTATATGACTTCTAGCAGTAGTAATGATGGCGGTAGTACGATTACAGTCACCTTTGATGGGTCACGGGATCAAGACATTGCTGCTGTTGATGTGCAGAATCGTGTCTCTCTCGCCCAGTCGCAGTTACCGGAAGCGGTGCAACGTCATGGTGTGACTGTCAGCAAGCACTCTAATAATATTTTGCTGGCGATCGCATTTTATAGCGATCGCCAAGAGTATGACAATATATTTTTGAGTAACTACGCCGACTTATATCTAGTAGATGCCCTGAAAAGAATTAATGGTGTCAGCGAGGCGCGGATTTTTGGTGAACGTCGTTATGCAATGCGGCTGTGGCTTGACCCCAATCGCTTGGCTAGTCGTAAATTGACCGCCCAAGATGTGATTGATGCACTGGATGAACAAAATATTCAGGTGGGTGTAGGGCAAATCGGACAGCCACCAATCCCAGCCGATCAGATGTATCAAATCGACCTTATGGCAGTTAGTAGATTAACGGAAGTCTCGGAATTTGAGAATATCATTCTGAAAACAGGTGCAGATGGCTCACTGATTACATTTAGAGATATTGGCAGGGCAGAACTGGGGGCAGAAAACTATAACTCCTTTCTGCGCTTTCGGGGTAAGGAAGGTATAGGGATTGGCATATTTCCACTTCCTGGTAGCAATGCTTTGGAAGTGGCTGAGGCGGTTAAAGCGGAAATCTCACGCTTGGCTAAAAGTTTTCCCCCAGGGATGGAATATCAAGTGGCATTTGATACAACTGACTTTGTAAAAGAGTCTTTAGGGGAAGTGGTGACAACACTATTAAAAGCGATCGCTCTTGTTGTCTTGGTGATTTTTATTTTCCTCCAAGATTGGCGTACTACCCTGATTCCCGTCATTACTATTCCCATATCATTAATTGGCACTTTCGCTTTTATTAAAATTTTTGGCTTTTCTATCAATACTTTGACGCTATTTGGTCTGACCCTAGCCACAGGGATAGTAGTTGATGATGCGATTATCGTAGTTGAAAATACCTCCCGCTTAATTCAAGACCAGGGAATGTCACCGCGTCAAGCTGCTGCCACAACTATGCAGGAGTTATTTGGGGCTGTAATTGCTACATCTTTAGTATTAATGGCAGTATTTGTACCAGTGGCTTTCTTCCCTGGTTCGACTGGTCTGATTTATCGTCAATTTGCTTTCACGATCGCCTTTTCTATTACCATTTCTACTTTTTTAGCTGTCACCCTCACACCGACTTTAGCGGCTGTATTACTACGAACTAAACCCCAACCACGGGGAATATTTGGCTGGTTTTTTGGCAGGGTGAACTTGTTTCTCGATTATATACAGAGACAATATAAGCGATCGCTGCATTTCTGCAACCGGATGAGAGCGATCGTTATTGGTTTATTTATCGCCTCCTTAGCATTGACAGGCTGGCTGTACATCACTGTCCCGACAGCATTTATCCCCGATGAAGACCAAGGTTATTTCATCACCATTATTCAAGCACCGGAGGGAGTTTCCATCAACTACACAAGCAAAGTGATGGCGCAGGTAGAAGCCGAAATCCTGAAACTACCAGAAATTACCGATACTTTTGCCTTGGGTGGGTTTAGTTTTAGCGGTAACACAGCTAATAGTGGTGTGATTTTTAGTACCCTCAAACCGTGGGGTGAACGCCAGCAACCAGGACAATCAGCCGATGCAATAATTAACAAGTTACAGGGGGTATTATCTAATATCCCCGAAGCGCGGATTTTCCCTGTTAATCCCCCATCTATTCAAGGTTTGGGCAGTTTTAGCGGTTTCCAATTTCAATTGCAAGATAGATCGGGGACTACTGGCTTAAACTCCATGTTAGAAGTTATGGGGCAGATAATTGCAGAAGGTAATCAAACCCCAGGATTACAAGGCGTGTTTAGTACCTTTAATGCCAACACACCGCAGATGTTAATCGCAGTAGACCGCAATAAAGCTAAGGTCTTGCAAGTTCCGATAGACGATATCTTTAAAACCTTACAAAGTTACTTGGGTTCGCAATACGTCAACGACTTTAATTTTCTCTCACGGACTTATCGGGTATATGTGCAAGCTGATGCTAAGTTCCGTTCTGAACCTGGGGATATCGGTAAATTATATGTCCGTTCCCAGACTGACCAAATGATTCCCCTGAGTAACTTAGTCAAGTTAACACCTACCACTGGCGCGCAAACCATCAACCATTATAACCTGTTACGGTCGATAGAAATCAACGGTGGGGCTGCTCCTGGCTACAGTTCAGGTCAAGCGATCGCCAAAATGGAACGTCTAGCCCAGCGTTTATTACCAGCTAGTATGGGTTACGAATGGTCAGGGATTACCACTGAAGAACAAGCATCTAGTGGTCAAGCACCTTTGATTTTTGGTTTAGGATTGGTGTTTGTATTCTTGGTATTAGCTGCACAATACGAAAACTATGTAGACCCCTTAATTATTATGCTGTCCGTCCCCTTAGCTATTTTGGGAGCGTTAATAGCCCAATCTATGAGGGGTTTGAGTAACGATGTCTTTTGTCAGGTGGGGTTAGTAATGTTGATTGGCTTGGCTAGTAAAAACGCAATTTTGATTGTGGAATTTGCTAATCAATTGCGTGCTGAAGGTCTGAGTATCACTAAAGCTGCAATCCAAGCCGCGCAAGAACGCTTACGCCCGATTCTGATGACTGCGTTATCGACAATGTTGGGGATTTTTCCGCTTTTAATTGCTGTGGGTGCAGGTGCGGCTAGTCGTCAATCTTTAGGGACAGCCGTGTTTGGGGGAATGTTGGTGGCGACTTTCTTAAGTTTGTTCGTCGTGCCGATTTTGTATATTGTGATTGGTAAAATTCGCGATCGCATTAAACCAAGCGGTAAGCCTCCTTTTACTGGTTCTGATAAAGTTCCTTCTGCTACTCATCGGTAA